A single genomic interval of Aedes aegypti strain LVP_AGWG chromosome 1, AaegL5.0 Primary Assembly, whole genome shotgun sequence harbors:
- the LOC110674292 gene encoding uncharacterized protein LOC110674292 → MQHIGIPRIPSGIPRIPSGIPRIPSGIRRIPSGIPRNPRDPEWNPRDPEWNPRDPEWNPQDSEWNPQDSEWNPQDSEWNPQDSEWNPQDSEWNPQDSEWNPQDSEWNPQDSEWNPQDSEWNPQDSEWNPQDSEWNPQDSEWNPQDSEWNPQDSEWNPQDSEWNPQDSEWNPQDSEWNPQDSEWNPQDSEWNPQDSEWNPQDSEWNPQDSEWNPRIPSGIPGFRVESPGFRVESPGFRVESPGFRVESAGFRVESAGFRVESAGFRVESAGFRVESAGFRVESAGFRVESAGFRVESAGFRVESAGFRVESAGFRVESAGFRVESAGFRVESAGFRVESAGFRVESAGFRDSEWNPQDSDWNPQDSGLESQDSEWNPQDSEWNPQDSEWNPQDSEWNPQDSEWNPQDSEWNPQDSEWNPQDSEWNPQDSEWNPQDSEWNPQDSEWNPQDSEWNPPGFRVESPGFRVESPGFRVESPGFRVESPGSEWNPRIPSGIPRIPSGIPRIPSGIPRIPSGIPRISEWNPQDSEWNPQDSEWNPQDSEWNPQDSGIPDSEWNSPGFRVESPGFRVESRSGESQDSGGIPRFRVESPGFQVESQGFRVETQGFRVES, encoded by the exons ATGCAGCATA TCGGAATCCCCAGGATTCCGAGTGGAATCCCCAGGATTCCGAGTGGAATCCCCAGGATTCCGAGTGGAATCCGCAGGATTCCGAGTGGAATCCCCAGGAATCCCCGGGATCCCGAGTGGAATCCCCGGGATCCCGAGTGGAATCCCCGGGATCCCGAGTGGAATCCCCAGGATTCCGAGTGGAATCCCCAGGATTCCGAGTGGAATCCCCAGGATTCCGAGTGGAATCCCCAGGATTCCGAGTGGAATCCCCAGGATTCCGAGTGGAATCCCCAGGATTCCGAGTGGAATCCCCAGGATTCCGAGTGGAATCCCCAGGATTCCGAGTGGAATCCCCAGGATTCCGAGTGGAATCCCCAGGATTCCGAGTGGAATCCCCAGGATTCCGAGTGGAATCCCCAGGATTCCGAGTGGAATCCCCAGGATTCCGAGTGGAATCCCCAGGATTCCGAGTGGAATCCCCAGGATTCCGAGTGGAATCCCCAGGATTCCGAGTGGAATCCCCAGGATTCCGAGTGGAATCCCCAGGATTCCGAGTGGAATCCCCAGGATTCCGAGTGGAATCCCCAGGATTCCGAGTGGAATCCCCAGGATTCCGAGTGGAATCCCCAGGATTCCGagtggaatcccaggattccgagtggaatcccaggattccgAGTGGAATCCCCAGGATTCCGAGTGGAATCCCCAGGATTCCGAGTGGAATCCCCAGGATTCCGAGTGGAATCCGCAGGATTCCGAGTGGAATCCGCAGGATTCCGAGTGGAATCCGCAGGATTCCGAGTGGAATCTGCAGGATTCCGAGTGGAATCCGCAGGATTCCGAGTGGAATCCGCAGGATTCCGAGTGGAATCCGCAGGATTCCGAGTGGAATCCGCAGGATTCCGAGTGGAATCCGCAGGATTCCGAGTGGAATCCGCAGGATTCCGAGTGGAATCCGCAGGATTCCGAGTGGAATCCGCAGGATTCCGAGTGGAATCCGCAGGATTCCGAGTGGAATCCGCAGGATTCCGAGTGGAATCCGCAGGATTCCGA GATTCCGAGTGGAATCCGcaggattccgactggaatccgcAGGATTCCggactggaatcccaggattccgAGTGGAATCCCCAGGATTCCGAGTGGAATCCCCAGGATTCCGAGTGGAATCCCCAGGATTCCGAGTGGAATCCCCAGGATTCCGAGTGGAATCCCCAGGATTCCGAGTGGAATCCCCAGGATTCCGAGTGGAATCCCCAGGATTCCGAGTGGAATCCCCAGGATTCCGAGTGGAATCCCCAGGATTCCGAGTGGAATCCCCAGGATTCCGAGTGGAATCCCCAGGATTCCGAGTGGAATCCCCCAGGATTCCGAGTGGAATCCCCAGGATTCCGAGTGGAATCCCCAGGATTCCGAGTGGAATCCCCAGGATTCCGAGTGGAATCCCCAGGATCCGagtggaatcccaggattccgAGTGGAATCCCCAGGATTCCGAGTGGAATCCCCAGGATTCCGAGTGGAATCCCCAGGATTCCGAGTGGAATCCCCAGGATTTCCGAGTGGAATCCCCAGGATTCCGAGTGGAATCCCCAGGATTCCGAGTGGAATCCCCAGGATTCCGAGTGGAATCCCCAGGATTCCGGGATCCCAGATTCGGAGTGGAATTCCCCAGGATTCCGAGTGGAATCCCCAGGATTCCGAGTGGAATCCAGGTCCGGTGAATCCCAGGATTCCGGTGGAATCCCCAGATTCCGGGTGGAATCCCCAGGATTCCAagtggaatcccaaggattccgggtGGAAACCCAAGGATTCCGGGTGGAATCCTAA